The following nucleotide sequence is from Barnesiella viscericola DSM 18177.
GAACTCTCGATTTGGGAGGACGGCTACACGATGCCTTGTGTGTGCTACTACCGGCCCGATACCGACCAGTACGAGCTGGTCGACGGTTTTCACCGCTACAAGGTAATGCTCACCTCGCCCCGCATCTATGAGCGGGAGAGGGGACTGTTGCCGGTGGTGGTCATCGACAAGGACATCTCGAACCGCATGGCCTCGACCATTCGCCACAACCGGGCCCGGGGCACGCATAACGTCGAGCTGATGTGCGAAATCGTTTCGGAGTTGACCAAGGCCGGCATGTCCGACAGTTGGATTATGAAGAACATCGGTATGGATAAGGACGAATTGTTGCGCTACAAGCAGATTTCGGGCTTGGCCGAACTCTTTGCCGATAAGGAGTTCAGCCTCACGACGGAGATATAGTTCACCTGGGCTGCCGGGCGATCTTGTAAAAACGACAAGGGCTGTACCCCGTTGCGGGTACGGCCCTTGTCGTGTGTAGTCCGGCGGCACTTGTCCGAGTGCCCGGGTGCGGGTTATTTCGCATGGCCTGCCGGCTGGTGCATACCGGCCAGGAACAGGTGGTTCTGACGGGCGTAGTCGAGGAAATGGCGTCGTTTCTGGATAGCCGCTTGCGGGTCCATGTCGTAGGCGGCGCAAATCTCGGGGTGAGCCAGTTGCAGGGCGGCACCGTGCACCAGGTCGCCGGCGATGATAAACTTGCCCACCTGGTAGGCCGTGTGTCCCGGGGTGTGTCCCGCGCAGTTGAGGGCAACCACTCCACAGGGCAGTGTGTCGCCATAGGCCACCAGGTGCAGACGCTCCTTGTAGGCCTCCATCGTAGCCACGACCTGAGCCTTTTGCTCGTCGGGCATCTGCGTCCAAGCGTCATACTCCTGTTGGGCGGCATAGACCTCGGCCCGGGGGAATACCACCGAGTCGCCCTTCATCATGCCGCCGATGTGGTCGCCGTGGAAGTGAGTCAGGTAGAGGTAGTCGATGTCGGCCGGAGTGACTCCTACGGCCGACAGATTGGTGAGCAACCGGCTGTCGGGGGCTCCCATACCCGTGTCGAACAAGATGCGCTTGCCGTCGATTTCAAGCAGGAAGGTGCTGACCGATGCGGGAACTCCCTGGCTTATTCCCAGACTGTCAATGAGTGCTTGCGGCAGTTCGCCGAAGAGGCTCAGCTGCATCAGCCGCTCCTGGGCATTGTCTCTGATTTGGGTCAGTATGCTGTCGCACACGGTGGTGATGCTGTCGGTGCAGGCAAAGAGAGCCTGCTCTTCGTCGGTGGCCGAAGCCTGCTTCTGCGACTGGCTGCACCCGCCCGCGCACATTGAGGCCAGCAGCACGCCCGATACTAAAAAGATACCTTTTCTAATTATACGATCGATTTGTTTAATAGGGTTTTCGATGAAGCAAAAGTAAAACATTTCACGCGCTTTGTCAAGGGGAAGATTTTCCTTTTTGGAGAGGTGTAAAGCAAGAAGCGAGACTCGCCGGGGCCAGTCTCGCTTCCTGTATGTGATAGGGAAGGGGTGTCGGTTACATGATACCTCTTTCACGCAGTTTCAACTGCCATTTCCAGGCCGAAGCCAGCGTGTCTTCGATACCTGTCTCGGCAGTCCAGCCCAATACCTTGTTGGCCTTGGCGGGGTTGGCCCACACCTGTTCGATGTCGCCTTCGCGACGGCCTACGATTTTGTGGGGAACCTTTACACCCGTGGCCT
It contains:
- a CDS encoding IbrB-like domain-containing protein gives rise to the protein MEEYKSPVYRVIAVPVEKVVANTYNPNVVAPPEMKLLELSIWEDGYTMPCVCYYRPDTDQYELVDGFHRYKVMLTSPRIYERERGLLPVVVIDKDISNRMASTIRHNRARGTHNVELMCEIVSELTKAGMSDSWIMKNIGMDKDELLRYKQISGLAELFADKEFSLTTEI
- a CDS encoding MBL fold metallo-hydrolase, whose translation is MFYFCFIENPIKQIDRIIRKGIFLVSGVLLASMCAGGCSQSQKQASATDEEQALFACTDSITTVCDSILTQIRDNAQERLMQLSLFGELPQALIDSLGISQGVPASVSTFLLEIDGKRILFDTGMGAPDSRLLTNLSAVGVTPADIDYLYLTHFHGDHIGGMMKGDSVVFPRAEVYAAQQEYDAWTQMPDEQKAQVVATMEAYKERLHLVAYGDTLPCGVVALNCAGHTPGHTAYQVGKFIIAGDLVHGAALQLAHPEICAAYDMDPQAAIQKRRHFLDYARQNHLFLAGMHQPAGHAK